The proteins below are encoded in one region of Candidatus Neomarinimicrobiota bacterium:
- the dctP gene encoding TRAP transporter substrate-binding protein DctP yields the protein MSGSRINFATLMVVKGLRTILVFLGASILTVSPLTAGKPQSVKIKLATLAPNGSPWHLILQEMGQKWWEESDGEVKLTVYPNGVAGDESAVVRKMRIRQLNAATISTAGLSLIEPGFSALTHVPLLYNSYEEMDYVREQLADELSRQLEEKGFILLHWGEAGWVRFFSQEAISVPDDLKSQKLFVWGDEATDVTLWKSMGFQPVPLAATDIMIALQTGMINAFDTTPLLALRNQWFASTKYMASIRWAPLQGATIISKNVWEQISEPMRESILSGARETAVELRSHIREVDQKAIEVMQDYGLVINEVSEDDYVVWEKTVKEIYPYIRSKIVPENMFDKVIKLRDEYRNR from the coding sequence TTGAGCGGTAGCCGCATTAACTTTGCTACCCTTATGGTAGTCAAGGGTCTGCGGACAATACTCGTTTTTCTCGGAGCTTCGATTCTCACGGTCTCCCCACTCACAGCGGGGAAGCCGCAGAGCGTCAAGATCAAACTAGCTACTCTGGCTCCTAACGGCTCCCCCTGGCATCTGATCCTGCAGGAGATGGGTCAGAAGTGGTGGGAAGAGTCGGATGGAGAAGTGAAGCTGACTGTCTATCCCAACGGTGTGGCCGGGGACGAATCTGCTGTGGTGCGAAAGATGCGGATTAGACAGTTGAATGCTGCTACTATCAGCACCGCAGGACTGAGCTTGATAGAACCCGGTTTTTCTGCCCTGACACATGTTCCCCTTCTTTACAATTCCTACGAAGAGATGGATTACGTTCGTGAACAGCTTGCGGATGAACTGAGCCGCCAGCTGGAGGAAAAAGGGTTTATATTGCTGCATTGGGGTGAAGCGGGCTGGGTTCGATTTTTCAGTCAGGAAGCAATCTCAGTCCCCGATGATCTGAAATCTCAGAAGCTGTTCGTCTGGGGTGATGAAGCCACAGACGTGACCCTGTGGAAATCAATGGGATTTCAGCCCGTTCCCTTGGCGGCGACAGATATTATGATCGCCCTGCAGACAGGAATGATAAATGCGTTTGATACGACACCGCTTCTGGCATTGAGGAATCAGTGGTTTGCCAGCACCAAGTATATGGCATCGATACGCTGGGCACCCCTTCAGGGCGCAACAATTATCTCAAAAAACGTCTGGGAGCAGATCTCTGAACCGATGCGGGAATCCATACTTTCGGGTGCGCGGGAAACAGCGGTTGAGTTACGCTCACATATCCGGGAAGTTGATCAAAAGGCAATCGAGGTTATGCAAGATTACGGCCTGGTGATAAACGAGGTTAGTGAGGATGATTATGTTGTCTGGGAAAAAACGGTGAAGGAGATTTATCCGTATATACGGAGTAAAATAGTGCCTGAAAACATGTTCGATAAGGTAATCAAACTCCGTGATGAGTACCGGAATCGATGA